The following proteins come from a genomic window of Malus sylvestris chromosome 4, drMalSylv7.2, whole genome shotgun sequence:
- the LOC126618119 gene encoding uncharacterized protein LOC126618119, giving the protein MGSTGSDVFTEKGFTNWKKGPQNLRVHEGGVGSLHNIAVQQARDLMAQKQHIETFVSKQTDEARINYRTLLNASLECTRWLLGQGLPFRGHDESFKSSNRGNYLELMQFLSKHNEQVRKVVFENAPKNLKYTSSDIQKDLVHACAIETIDAITKDMEGAFFSLLVDGSRDSSTKEQMAVVLRYVNKKGEAIEKFLGVQHVTSTTSSSLEEAIERFFATTNLSMSKLRGQGYDGASNMKGELNGLKTKILNKYPQAFYVHCFAHQLQLALVAVAKGIEGVAIFFNNVSILVNTIGSSCKRRDAFREKQLEQITKALDIGDLETGRGLNQESNLMRPCDTRWNSHYGTIVSIIVMFEAVVEVLEWIKDDTNQDNFGEASKVFHDIQTFDFVFHLFLMRLILGITNELSQALQKKDQDIVNAMALVEVCKQRLQSLRDDDFGDLLDDVKKFCEEHDIVVPNMEDLHFVPGKSRHKAPRLTNFHYYRVDLYFQVLDTQLKELNDRFDEVNTELFLCMACLSPMNNFASFDKAKIVRLAQLYPQDFDRMDLINLPIQLDNYIHDMKMHSEFSSLRGIGDLAKELVKTGRCASYILVYKLLHWLWCYRLQPLRWRELFLL; this is encoded by the coding sequence ATGGGTAGCACTGGAAGTGATGTCTTCACTGAGAAAGGGTTTACAAATTGGAAGAAAGGACCCCAAAATCTTCGTGTCCATGAGGGAGGTGTTGGAAGTCTTCATAATATAGCTGTACAACAAGCTAGAGATTTGATGGCACAAAAACAACACATTGAAACATTTGTGAGTAAGCAAACCGATGAAGCTCGCATTAATTATCGTACTTTATTGAATGCCTCACTTGAGTGTACAAGATGGTTGTTAGGACAAGGTTTGCCTTTTCGTGGCCACGATGAATCGTTCAAATCAAGCAATAGAGGTAATTATTTGGAGCTTATGCAATTTCTTTCCAAGCATAATGAGCAAGTTAGGAAAGTTGTGTTTGAGAATGCTCCCAAGAATCTTAAGTATACTTCTTCCGATATTCAAAAAGATCTTGTCCATGCTTGTGCCATTGAAACTATAGATGCAATCACTAAAGATATGGAAGgtgcatttttttctcttttggttgatGGATCACGTGATTCTTCAACTAAAGAGCAAATGGCGGTGGTATTGCGTTATGTGAACAAAAAAGGAGAAGCAATTGAAAAGTTTTTGGGTGTACAACATGTCACTTCTACAACTAGTAGCTCACTTGAAGAGGCTATTGAGAGATTTTTTGCTACAACAAATTTGAGTATGTCCAAGTTACGGGGACAAGGCTATGATGGAGCTAGTAATATGAAAGGCGAGCTAAAtggccttaaaacaaagattttgaacAAGTATCCTCAAGCATTTTATGTTCATTGTTTTGCACAccaacttcaactagctctTGTAGCCGTTGCAAAGGGAATTGAGGGCGTCGCCATTTTCTTCAACAATGTTAGTATCTTGGTCAATACTATTGGATCATCGTGTAAGCGTCGTGATGCATTTAGAGAGAAACAACTAGAACAAATTACGAAAGCTCTTGATATTGGTGATCTTGAAACGGGTAGAGGGTTAAATCAAGAGAGTAATCTCATGCGTCCTTGTGATACACGTTGGAACTCACATTATGGTACTATAGTGAGTATTATTGTCATGTTTGAAGCCGTGGTGGAGGTGCTTGAATGGATTAAAGATGATACCAACCAAGATAATTTCGGAGAAGCAAGTAAGGTATTCCATGACATacaaacttttgattttgtgtttcacctttttttGATGAGACTCATATTGGGAATTACAAATGAGTTATCACAAGCATTACAAAAGaaagatcaagatattgtgaatgcGATGGCGTTAGTGGAGGTATGCAAGCAAAGACTACAATCCTTGAGAGATGATGATTTTGGGGACTTGCTTGATGATGTAAAAAAGTTTTGTGAAGAGCATGATATTGTTGTTCCTAACATGGAGGATTTGCATTTTGTACCCGGAAAATCAAGGCATAAAGCTCCAAGACTCACAAACTTCCATTACTATCGTGTGGACCtctattttcaagtccttgATACGCAATTAAAGGAATTGAATGATCGCTTCGATGAGGTAAACACCGAATTGTTTCTTTGTATGGCATGTTTGAGTCCGAtgaataattttgcatcttttgatAAAGCAAAAATTGTTCGTCTAGCCCAACTTTATCCTCAAGATTTTGATCGTATGGACCTCATAAATCTTCCAATTCAACTTGACAATTACATTCACGATATGAAGATGCAT